One Desulfovibrio fairfieldensis genomic window carries:
- the glpB gene encoding anaerobic glycerol-3-phosphate dehydrogenase subunit GlpB — protein sequence MSRTIDVLVAGSGLAGLMAALTAAQDGRSVRLVTDGMGSLAISGGCVDLLGYAGGRRLDDPWNGMDLLPPEHPYRLLGAGNIRTALDMLRQCAAEQGWPLHTAVSPQGAPCNALLPTIMGTLKPSYLLPAGLNPTALTRAKRILVAGVRGLRDCRPALIVSQLRRYRDWADKDFIQILLPSPLGETHRSLSALDLARLVDKPQGRDWLIRALREHAGQCDAVLLPPICGSRADASVWHELSQAVGCPLVEMLSIPPGVGGLRLRDALLRELRRHDFELVENARLIRAETNGKQCTALVALAAGQERRHRARAFVLATGGILGGGVELAPGKVRESVFGLDIPVPPDVTEWSEPEIFGSHVFSRLGVRVDGEMRPLDEAGQTRWENVFFAGRSLGGYDFATEKSGHGVALTTGWQAGRMAAAIAGKSGGPASGERI from the coding sequence ATGAGCAGGACAATTGACGTACTTGTGGCCGGTTCCGGCCTGGCCGGGCTTATGGCCGCGCTGACCGCCGCTCAGGATGGGCGCAGCGTGCGGCTGGTGACCGACGGCATGGGCTCGCTGGCTATCAGCGGCGGTTGTGTGGACCTGCTGGGCTACGCCGGGGGACGGCGGCTGGATGATCCCTGGAACGGCATGGATCTTCTGCCGCCGGAGCATCCCTACCGCCTGCTCGGTGCGGGCAATATCCGGACGGCCCTGGACATGCTGCGCCAATGCGCGGCGGAACAGGGCTGGCCCCTGCACACGGCCGTGTCGCCGCAGGGCGCTCCCTGCAACGCGCTGCTGCCCACCATCATGGGCACGCTCAAGCCGAGTTATCTTTTGCCCGCCGGTCTGAACCCCACGGCCCTGACCAGGGCCAAGCGCATTCTGGTGGCGGGCGTGCGGGGCCTGCGCGACTGCCGTCCCGCGCTGATCGTCAGCCAGTTGCGCCGTTATAGGGACTGGGCGGACAAAGACTTTATCCAGATATTGCTGCCCTCGCCCCTGGGCGAAACCCATCGCAGCCTGAGCGCTCTGGACCTGGCCCGTCTGGTGGACAAGCCGCAGGGCCGGGACTGGTTGATCCGGGCCCTCCGGGAACACGCCGGACAGTGCGATGCCGTGTTGCTGCCGCCCATCTGCGGCAGCAGGGCCGATGCCTCGGTCTGGCATGAACTCAGCCAGGCCGTGGGCTGCCCGCTGGTGGAAATGCTTTCCATCCCGCCGGGGGTGGGCGGTCTGCGTCTGCGGGACGCGTTGCTGCGCGAACTGCGCCGCCACGATTTTGAACTGGTGGAAAACGCCCGGCTGATCCGCGCCGAAACCAACGGGAAGCAATGCACGGCGCTGGTGGCTCTGGCAGCCGGGCAGGAACGCCGCCACAGAGCCCGGGCCTTTGTACTGGCCACGGGCGGCATCCTGGGCGGAGGCGTGGAACTCGCGCCGGGCAAGGTCCGTGAAAGTGTGTTCGGACTGGATATTCCCGTGCCGCCGGACGTCACAGAGTGGTCCGAACCGGAAATTTTCGGCAGCCATGTCTTTTCCCGTCTGGGCGTCCGGGTGGACGGCGAAATGCGTCCCCTGGACGAGGCCGGACAGACCCGCTGGGAGAATGTCTTTTTTGCCGGGCGCAGCCTCGGCGGTTATGATTTCGCAACCGAAAAAAGCGGCCACGGCGTCGCCCTGACCACCGGCTGGCAGGCGGGCCGCATGGCTGCCGCCATTGCCGGAAAATCCGGCGGACCGGCGTCCGGAGAGCGCATATGA
- the glpA gene encoding anaerobic glycerol-3-phosphate dehydrogenase subunit GlpA produces MLETTVVVIGGGATGMGTLRDLCMRGVPAILLEQGGLAHGTSSRFHGLLHSGGRYAVNDNESARECIEENMIVRRIGRQCVEETEGFFALTPGDDPAYVTPWAEACHKAGIDAQELDVAEALRLEPNLAPDIRRVFRVPDSCVDGFRLVLHNAMSAKRYGGQVLTYHEVTAIHQNNGTVCGVTALDRISGEMVEISCQSVVNAAGSWSGRIAGLAGLDVAVSPDRGTLIVFNHRFTSRVVNRLHPGADGDIFVPHGSITILGTTSTPTDRPDDTTPTYGEVLRLLDLGEPLFPAVRQYRILRAFAGTRPLYTPGNAAGRKASRNFHVVDHAEQGLEGMVSIFGGKLTTYRLMAERVSDNVCARLGVHTPCRTADEALVPDPDKAVLRRAARYFPMRGLTLMADRLGDDLPAVLQQAELAGLAEKQAEQEHAGGGDGNPLLCECEMVSLAEIECVARDPSTHSLSDIRLRTRLGMGTCQGTFCSLRTIGALVEHGVPLELSPTDNVRRFLQERWRGLRPALWGTQAREMELGRAVYAGTLNLDGAADEQDN; encoded by the coding sequence ATGCTGGAAACCACGGTTGTCGTCATCGGCGGCGGCGCTACCGGCATGGGCACGCTGCGCGATCTGTGCATGCGCGGCGTGCCCGCCATTCTGCTGGAACAGGGCGGCCTTGCCCACGGCACCAGCTCCCGTTTTCACGGCCTGCTCCACAGCGGGGGTCGTTACGCTGTCAATGACAACGAATCCGCGCGCGAGTGCATTGAAGAAAACATGATTGTGCGGCGTATCGGCAGACAGTGTGTGGAGGAAACCGAAGGCTTTTTCGCACTGACGCCCGGTGACGATCCGGCCTACGTGACTCCCTGGGCCGAGGCCTGCCACAAGGCGGGCATCGACGCGCAGGAGCTGGACGTGGCCGAAGCCCTGCGTCTGGAGCCCAATCTCGCGCCCGACATCCGGCGCGTCTTCCGTGTGCCTGATTCCTGTGTGGACGGCTTTCGCCTGGTACTGCACAACGCCATGTCCGCCAAGCGTTACGGCGGCCAGGTGCTGACCTATCACGAGGTCACGGCCATCCATCAGAACAACGGCACAGTCTGCGGCGTAACGGCTCTTGACCGCATCAGCGGCGAAATGGTGGAAATTTCCTGTCAGAGCGTGGTCAACGCCGCCGGTTCCTGGTCGGGCCGCATTGCCGGGCTGGCCGGTCTGGATGTGGCCGTTTCTCCGGACCGGGGCACGCTCATTGTCTTCAATCACCGCTTTACCTCGCGCGTGGTCAACCGCCTGCATCCCGGCGCGGACGGCGATATTTTCGTGCCCCACGGTTCCATCACCATTCTCGGCACCACATCCACGCCCACAGACCGGCCCGACGACACCACGCCCACCTATGGAGAAGTGCTGCGCCTGCTGGATCTGGGCGAACCGCTTTTCCCGGCGGTACGCCAATACCGCATCCTGCGGGCCTTCGCGGGCACGCGGCCTCTGTACACGCCGGGCAATGCGGCGGGGCGCAAGGCCAGCCGCAATTTCCATGTGGTGGACCACGCGGAGCAGGGTCTGGAGGGCATGGTGTCCATCTTCGGCGGCAAGCTGACCACCTACCGGCTCATGGCCGAACGCGTCAGCGACAACGTCTGCGCCAGACTCGGCGTGCATACGCCCTGTCGCACGGCGGATGAAGCGCTGGTGCCCGATCCCGATAAAGCCGTGCTGCGCCGCGCGGCCCGCTATTTCCCCATGCGGGGGCTCACCCTCATGGCGGACCGGCTCGGCGACGATCTGCCCGCCGTGCTGCAACAGGCTGAACTGGCCGGACTGGCGGAAAAGCAGGCCGAACAGGAACATGCCGGTGGGGGTGACGGCAACCCCCTGCTCTGCGAGTGCGAAATGGTCAGCCTGGCTGAAATCGAATGCGTGGCGCGCGATCCCTCCACCCATTCCCTGTCCGACATCCGGCTGCGCACGCGCCTGGGCATGGGCACCTGCCAGGGCACTTTCTGCTCCCTGCGGACCATCGGCGCATTGGTGGAGCACGGTGTGCCTCTGGAGCTTTCGCCCACGGACAATGTGCGGCGTTTTCTACAGGAGCGCTGGCGGGGCCTGCGTCCGGCCCTCTGGGGCACGCAGGCGCGCGAAATGGAACTGGGGCGGGCCGTGTACGCCGGAACCCTCAACCTCGACGGAGCCGCGGATGAGCAGGACAATTGA
- a CDS encoding HAD-IIA family hydrolase yields MDWSRKRCVVLDMDGTVYLGHIPIKGAVGFIQNHWRDLDFFFLSNNTSKSPQTYVDKLNGMGIPARGELLLSPVTPLVDFLRARGISRAYPVGNTDFQQDLRQRMPELQQVEEDAQAVILAYDTELTYHKLARSALLLQKPETLFLATHPDLVCPSPEGPLPDVGSMIELYATATGRRPQHIFGKPDPTVLAPLLRRYAKEEMVMVGDRLSTDKKLAENAGIDFILVLSGEATREDLAKEERQPTLVLEDLGQAEKDWR; encoded by the coding sequence ATGGACTGGTCGCGGAAACGCTGTGTCGTCCTGGACATGGACGGCACGGTTTATCTTGGGCATATCCCCATCAAGGGCGCTGTCGGTTTTATTCAAAATCACTGGCGAGATCTGGATTTTTTCTTTCTCAGCAACAATACCTCCAAATCGCCGCAGACCTATGTGGACAAGCTCAACGGCATGGGCATTCCGGCGCGCGGGGAATTGTTGCTCTCACCGGTGACGCCCCTGGTGGATTTTTTACGGGCGCGCGGCATCAGCCGGGCCTATCCTGTGGGCAACACTGATTTTCAACAGGATCTGCGTCAACGTATGCCCGAACTTCAACAGGTGGAAGAGGACGCGCAGGCCGTGATTCTGGCCTATGACACGGAGCTGACCTACCACAAGCTGGCCCGTTCAGCCTTGTTGTTGCAAAAACCTGAAACCCTGTTTCTGGCTACCCATCCGGATCTGGTCTGTCCCTCTCCGGAGGGGCCGTTGCCTGATGTGGGCAGCATGATTGAACTTTACGCCACGGCCACGGGCCGCCGCCCGCAGCATATTTTCGGCAAACCCGACCCGACCGTGCTGGCCCCTCTGCTGCGGCGCTACGCCAAAGAGGAAATGGTTATGGTGGGCGACCGCCTGAGCACGGACAAGAAACTGGCCGAAAACGCGGGCATTGATTTCATTCTGGTGCTCAGCGGCGAGGCCACGCGCGAAGACCTGGCAAAGGAGGAGCGTCAGCCCACTCTGGTGCTGGAGGATCTCGGGCAGGCCGAGAAGGATTGGCGTTGA
- a CDS encoding TRAP transporter large permease → MELFIFLGTLFFFLAFGIPICLVLVLCAMVLMWHSGMWDAMIIPGSMLDGANNYPLMAIPFFVFAGEIMAAGGLSKRVVQLAQLMIGRVRGGLGYAAVVASIIFAGLMGSSVGEAAALGGLLLPMMKEVGYKPGRAGAVIASGAILGPIIPPSTNFILLGATISGLSITKLFMIGLVPGILIGLALMVVWFFVVRKDGYNETITFTREEKWKILIDSTPAFLMPVLLLGGIRFGVFTPTEGGAFAAIYAIVVCVLYYRELSFRELLRVSARAATTTSVVMLIVATATAVGWFITIAQIPNQMTALFSPLIDSPVLLLLCINVFLFLIGMVMDLTPNILIFAPVFYPLITQAGIDPYYFGLLFILNLGIGVITPPVGTVLYVVCGIGNIKITQLIRNLVPFILVEVVMLFLLLFFPKLSLIPLDWLMGGK, encoded by the coding sequence GTGGAACTTTTCATCTTTCTCGGCACCCTGTTCTTCTTCCTGGCCTTCGGCATTCCCATCTGCCTGGTGCTGGTGCTCTGCGCCATGGTGCTCATGTGGCACTCCGGCATGTGGGACGCCATGATCATTCCCGGCAGCATGCTGGACGGGGCCAACAACTACCCGCTGATGGCCATCCCCTTCTTTGTCTTTGCCGGTGAAATCATGGCCGCGGGCGGACTTTCCAAACGCGTGGTGCAACTGGCCCAGCTGATGATCGGCCGGGTGCGCGGCGGCCTGGGCTATGCGGCTGTGGTGGCCAGCATCATTTTCGCGGGTCTCATGGGCAGTTCCGTGGGCGAGGCCGCCGCTCTGGGCGGTCTTTTGCTGCCCATGATGAAGGAAGTGGGCTACAAGCCGGGACGCGCCGGGGCCGTTATCGCCTCCGGTGCCATTCTGGGCCCCATCATTCCCCCCAGCACCAACTTCATCCTGCTCGGCGCCACCATCAGCGGCCTTTCCATCACCAAACTGTTCATGATCGGCCTGGTCCCGGGCATTTTAATCGGTCTCGCGCTGATGGTGGTCTGGTTCTTTGTGGTGCGCAAGGACGGCTACAACGAAACCATCACCTTCACCCGTGAGGAAAAGTGGAAGATCCTGATCGACTCTACGCCCGCCTTCCTCATGCCCGTGCTCCTGCTGGGCGGCATCCGCTTCGGCGTTTTCACGCCCACCGAAGGCGGCGCCTTCGCGGCCATTTACGCCATTGTGGTCTGCGTGCTTTACTACCGCGAGCTTTCCTTCCGCGAACTGCTGCGCGTCAGCGCGCGGGCGGCCACAACCACTTCGGTGGTCATGCTCATCGTGGCCACGGCCACGGCCGTGGGTTGGTTCATCACCATCGCCCAGATTCCCAATCAGATGACGGCACTCTTTTCGCCGCTCATCGACAGCCCCGTTCTGCTGCTGTTGTGCATCAACGTCTTTCTTTTCCTCATCGGCATGGTCATGGACCTTACGCCCAACATCCTGATCTTCGCGCCGGTGTTCTATCCGCTCATCACCCAGGCCGGTATCGACCCCTACTATTTCGGTCTGCTTTTCATCCTGAACCTGGGCATCGGCGTGATCACGCCGCCCGTGGGCACAGTGCTTTATGTGGTGTGCGGCATCGGCAACATCAAGATCACCCAGCTGATCCGTAACCTGGTCCCCTTCATTCTGGTGGAAGTGGTCATGCTCTTCCTGCTGCTCTTCTTCCCCAAACTCTCGCTCATTCCGCTCGACTGGCTCATGGGCGGGAAATAA
- a CDS encoding TRAP transporter small permease, whose translation MHDETQQNLPSASAPDADKPCDPHADHGKAQSESLGRLLFEIFCAVIFLGMIGLVFYNAFLRYVFSSSYPPSEEWARFLFIYITFFGAIEAFYHKKHIAVDMFVDLLHGAPRKYVDIAATLLGMVAMGLLLYGGVINVLQTVDTYSVATNVNMALINGTLPIMAFAALIMQVRDLVALIRRPASSFTKA comes from the coding sequence ATGCACGACGAGACACAGCAAAACCTTCCATCGGCGTCCGCTCCGGACGCCGACAAGCCGTGTGATCCGCATGCGGATCACGGCAAAGCGCAGTCCGAATCCCTCGGCCGGCTGCTTTTTGAGATTTTTTGCGCCGTCATCTTCCTCGGCATGATCGGTCTGGTCTTTTACAACGCTTTTCTGCGCTACGTCTTTTCCTCCAGCTATCCCCCCAGCGAGGAATGGGCGCGCTTTCTCTTCATCTACATCACGTTCTTCGGGGCCATTGAGGCTTTTTACCACAAAAAGCACATTGCCGTGGACATGTTCGTGGACCTGCTGCACGGCGCACCCCGCAAATACGTGGACATCGCCGCCACGCTCCTGGGCATGGTCGCCATGGGCCTTCTGCTCTACGGCGGCGTGATCAACGTGCTCCAGACCGTGGACACCTATTCCGTGGCCACCAATGTGAACATGGCCCTGATCAACGGCACATTGCCCATCATGGCCTTCGCGGCCCTGATCATGCAGGTGCGCGACCTCGTGGCTCTCATCCGTCGTCCGGCATCCTCTTTCACCAAGGCATAG